Proteins from a single region of Anastrepha ludens isolate Willacy chromosome 5, idAnaLude1.1, whole genome shotgun sequence:
- the LOC128863018 gene encoding probable cytochrome P450 310a1, whose product MWLLIPILVYSVIFLYIRHVYTYWKRKGFPTELTGLHWQFLKQVFRREFHYVNAIDEAYKAGGERPVYGVYFFFRPTLLVRDVALARTILESPHGHFDDKRWHYMQGYRKINLLEKLASIFSATRVEGMFRNVEKVTDHMMKHLDAITVGSEYVDMQIVLRTYVINVFANLLYGLDSNIFEQHDSVFKNYIHNTLRNRGINSYTLNHLPKKSSLTYRLRDIIKDSVGRREDGGIIRKDIMQLLVKFRNGNDLTNNSKLNWHVENVFEREKLLSIKKLSKVTERFLNIGFESTASAATLALYEILQSASIYRKVREEIRNMAAATKNADNTDNKLTYADIDSLQYLGACIKETVRKYPSVPYIERVCRKNFPIPNSRAVISEGRTIMVPVMAMQRDERNFKDPDYFRPERFYNVTSGPEVQNFMGYGLGAGVCVARNFATLVIKLALAKLLNNYDMEYSVNKDEQILYNPAAFIKCKDGFKIRLKKYKTSAHL is encoded by the exons ATGTGGCTTCTCATACCGATCCTCGTCTATTCGGTCATCTTTCTCTACATACGTCACGTCTATACGTATTGGAAACGTAAAGGCTTCCCAACCGAGCTTACCGGTTTGCATTGGCAATTTTTGAAACAGGTTTTTCGACGCGAATTTCATTATGTGAACGCCATCGATGAAGCATACAAGGCAGGCGGCGAACGTCCTGTATATGGCGTGTACTTTTTCTTTCGGCCAACGCTGCTGGTGCGCGATGTAGCTTTGGCGCGCACCATCCTCGAGAGTCCGCATGGGCATTTCGATGACAAACGCTGGCATTATATGCAGGGTTATCGTAAAATTAATTTACTCGAGAAGTTGGCATCGATTTTCAGTGCGACACGTGTAGAGGGAATGTTTCGCAATGTGGAAAAAGTGACCGATCATATGATGAAGCACTTGGATGCGATTACGGTGGGCAGTGAATATGTGGATATGCAAATCGTTTTGAGAAC CTACGTCATCAACGTCTTCGCAAATCTGCTGTATGGTCTAGACAGCAACATATTCGAGCAACACGatagtgttttcaaaaattacatacaCAACACGCTACGAAATCGCGGCATCAATTCCTA CACACTCAATCACTTGCCGAAAAAGTCATCGCTCACCTATCGGCTGCGTGACATTATCAAGGACAGCGTGGGACGACGTGAGGATGGCGGCATCATACGCAAGGATATAATGCAGCTATTGGTAAAATTCAGAAATGGCAATGACTTGACAAATAATAGCAAATTAAATTGGCATGTGGAGAATGTATTTG AACGTGAAAAGCTGCTCTCCATTAAGAAACTCTCCAAAGTCACTGAACGTTTCCTCAATATCGGTTTCGAATCCACCGCTTCAGCGGCCACTTTAGCGCTTTACGAAATTCTGCAATCAGCGAGCATTTACAGAAAAGTACGTGAGGAAATACGCAACATGGCTGCAGCAACAAAGAATGCAGATAATACAGATAATAAATTGACCTATGCGGATATTGATAGCCTCCAGTATTTGGGCGCTTGCATAAAAG AAACTGTGCGCAAATACCCGAGTGTGCCATACATCGAGCGCGTTTGCcgtaaaaatttcccaatacccAATAGTCGTGCTGTTATCAGCGAGGGACGCACAATAATGGTGCCGGTAATGGCAATGCAGCGTGACGAGCGAAATTTCAAAGATCCCGACTACTTTAGACCGGAACGATTTTACAATGTGACGAGCGGACCAGAGGTGCAGAATTTCATGGGCTATGGCTTGGGTGCAGGCGTGTGTGTGG CTCGCAATTTCGCCACTTTGGTTATCAAGCTGGCACTCGCTAAACTACTCAACAACTACGACATGGAATATTCAGTGAATAAGGACGAACAAATTCTCTACAACCCAGCGGCGTTTATCAAATGCAAGGATGGCTTCAAAATTCGACTGAAGAAATATAAAACCAGCGCACATTTGTAA
- the LOC128863020 gene encoding piggyBac transposable element-derived protein 4-like, with amino-acid sequence MLSTAHYRQSTDPLKGFKPDQILDYNKFKAGVDTMDQMLTGYSCKRSTNRWPLAMFYNMLDIVGLASFIIYDELNPAKQSDKRRSFIIELARQLVIPHTTKRATNPLVWRFAHIRQAMNIFNIKVPESCPSTSDAAQQQSYGQVASTRSSCYHCAASSLKKRRKTRYNCSKCNRPICLNEHSMQLYSCKPNFSS; translated from the exons ATGTTATCCACTGCCCATTACCGTCAAAGCACCGATCCATTGAAAGGATtcaagccagatcaaattttggactacaataaatttaaagcgggggtagatacaatggatcaaatgttgactggctattcgtgcaaacgctcgacaaaccgttggccactggcaatgttttataatatgcttgATATTGTCGGTTTGGCCTCATTCATCATCTATGACGAGCTGAATCCGGCAAAGCAGAGTGATAAGAGGCGCTCATTTATCATTGAATTGGCACGGCAGCTAGTTATCCCACATACGACGAAACGGGCGACTAACCCATTAGTATGGAGGTTTGCTCATATAAGACAAGCaatgaatattttcaatatcaaa GTACCGGAATCTTGTCCATCGACATCAGATGCAGCACAGCAACAATCATATGGTCAAGTTGCTTCAACACGGTCATCGTGCTACCATTGTGCTGCTTCTTCATTGAAAAAGCGACGTAAAACTCGTTATAACTGCAGCAAATGTAATCGTCCCATATGTCTTAATGAACATTCCATGCAACTATATAGTTGTAAACCCAATTTTTCTTCGTAA